Proteins co-encoded in one Klebsiella michiganensis genomic window:
- a CDS encoding L-asparagine permease (involved in the transporte of L-asparagine), producing the protein MKTKTEAEHRAAKRRWLNSQDSGYHQAMGNRHVQMIAIGGAIGTGLFLGAGARLQAAGPALALIYLVCGIFSFFILRALGELVIHRPSSGSFVSYTREFLGEKAAYVCGWMYFVNWAMTGIVDITAVALYMHYWGAFGDVPQWVFALGALAVVAAMNMIGVKWFAEMEFWFALIKVLAIVAFLIVGTIFLGTGKPIDGNSTGFHLITDNGGLFPHGLLPALVLIQGVVFAFASIELVGTAAGECKDPKTMVPKAINSVIWRIGLFYVGSVVLLVLLLPWNAYQAGQSPFVTFFSKLGVPYIGDVMNIVVLTAALSSLNSGLYCTGRILRSMSMGGSAPQFMSKMSKNQVPYAGILVTSGVYVLGVFLNYLVPSQVFEIVLNMASLGIITSWAFIVLCQIRLRKAIKEGKADEVSFKLPGAPFTSWLTLLFLLGVLVLMAMDYPNGTFTIASIPVLAILLTLGWFGARKRVHEVAQQVHDHHE; encoded by the coding sequence ATGAAAACAAAGACTGAAGCGGAACACCGCGCCGCCAAACGGCGCTGGTTGAATTCTCAGGACTCGGGATATCACCAGGCGATGGGTAATCGCCACGTACAGATGATTGCCATCGGCGGCGCCATCGGTACCGGCCTGTTTCTCGGCGCAGGTGCACGCCTGCAGGCGGCAGGGCCTGCGCTGGCGTTAATTTATCTGGTTTGCGGTATTTTCTCTTTCTTCATCCTCCGCGCGTTGGGCGAGCTGGTTATCCATCGCCCTTCCAGCGGCAGCTTCGTCTCCTACACCCGTGAATTCCTCGGTGAGAAAGCCGCCTACGTTTGCGGCTGGATGTATTTCGTCAACTGGGCGATGACCGGCATCGTGGACATCACTGCCGTCGCGCTCTACATGCACTACTGGGGCGCATTTGGTGATGTGCCGCAGTGGGTCTTCGCCCTCGGCGCGTTGGCCGTGGTCGCGGCGATGAACATGATTGGCGTGAAATGGTTCGCCGAGATGGAGTTCTGGTTTGCGCTGATCAAAGTGTTGGCCATCGTTGCCTTCCTGATAGTCGGGACCATTTTCCTCGGCACCGGGAAACCGATTGACGGTAACAGCACCGGCTTCCACCTGATAACCGACAACGGCGGCCTCTTCCCTCACGGGCTACTGCCCGCGCTGGTGCTGATTCAGGGCGTGGTTTTTGCCTTCGCCTCTATCGAATTAGTGGGCACCGCCGCCGGGGAATGTAAAGACCCGAAAACCATGGTGCCAAAGGCCATTAACAGCGTGATCTGGCGTATCGGCCTGTTTTATGTCGGCTCCGTCGTGCTGCTGGTCCTGCTGCTGCCGTGGAACGCCTATCAGGCGGGCCAGAGCCCGTTCGTGACCTTCTTCTCGAAGCTCGGCGTGCCTTACATCGGCGACGTAATGAACATCGTGGTATTAACCGCGGCGCTCTCCAGCCTGAACTCCGGCCTGTACTGCACCGGGCGTATTCTGCGTTCGATGTCGATGGGCGGCTCCGCGCCTCAATTCATGTCGAAAATGAGCAAGAATCAGGTGCCGTATGCCGGCATTCTGGTTACCAGCGGCGTGTATGTGCTTGGCGTGTTCCTGAACTATCTGGTGCCTTCTCAGGTGTTTGAGATTGTGCTGAATATGGCGTCACTGGGCATCATCACCTCCTGGGCGTTTATCGTGCTGTGCCAGATTCGTCTGCGCAAGGCTATCAAAGAAGGGAAAGCGGACGAGGTAAGTTTCAAGCTGCCAGGTGCGCCGTTTACCTCCTGGCTGACGCTGCTGTTTTTGCTTGGCGTGCTGGTATTGATGGCGATGGACTATCCGAACGGGACGTTTACGATTGCTTCTATTCCGGTACTGGCGATTCTGCTGACCCTGGGCTGGTTTGGCGCTCGCAAGCGAGTGCATGAAGTTGCCCAGCAGGTTCACGATCACCACGAGTAG
- a CDS encoding cobalt transporter: MNIKWSKKGLAMACVLAGAAGLWLYSQNSSPATQKKTAAPKVSLVAAVSKTLPLTFSTQGHLVSLNEVDIRAQITSPVSQVAFHEGDFVKQGQLLFVLDDAEEQAALGHAQAQLGVIKAELDKANRDLSRGQPLLKTHYISSSDWDALVSAQQQAAAQYKSAQDDIHTAQAQLAYTRIYAPVSGKTGALNVHIGSLAQPSSTLPMVSINQFDPIGAEFTLPEQDLNAVVAAQHQGPVDVQVTDAGGKPVTGTLSFIDNTVSQDSGTVNFKAHFANGENQLWPGAYLNITVSAGSTPNVVVLPPQAVQDGPDGHFVYVIDAQMHAATQPVTLLRIQQQMAVVSGIQPGMKVVLEGANALRPGMLVKVVNAPAGSAS, translated from the coding sequence ATGAACATAAAATGGTCAAAAAAAGGGCTGGCAATGGCCTGCGTGCTGGCGGGGGCGGCGGGACTTTGGCTGTATTCCCAGAACTCATCTCCGGCAACGCAAAAGAAAACGGCGGCGCCGAAAGTTAGCCTGGTAGCCGCGGTCAGCAAAACGCTGCCGCTGACGTTCTCCACTCAGGGCCACCTGGTGTCGCTCAATGAGGTGGACATTCGCGCGCAAATTACCAGCCCGGTCAGCCAGGTTGCGTTCCATGAAGGGGATTTTGTTAAGCAAGGGCAACTGCTGTTCGTGCTGGATGATGCCGAAGAGCAGGCCGCGCTGGGGCATGCTCAGGCTCAACTGGGGGTGATTAAGGCCGAGCTGGACAAAGCCAATCGCGACCTCAGCCGTGGGCAGCCGCTGCTTAAAACCCACTACATTTCTTCTTCAGACTGGGACGCCCTCGTCAGTGCGCAACAGCAGGCGGCAGCGCAGTACAAATCTGCCCAGGATGATATTCACACCGCGCAGGCCCAGTTGGCTTATACACGTATTTATGCCCCGGTAAGCGGCAAAACCGGCGCATTGAACGTGCATATCGGTAGTCTTGCGCAACCGAGCAGCACGTTACCCATGGTCAGCATTAATCAGTTTGACCCGATTGGCGCAGAATTTACGCTGCCGGAGCAGGATCTCAACGCGGTGGTCGCCGCGCAGCATCAGGGCCCGGTAGATGTGCAGGTGACAGACGCCGGCGGAAAACCGGTTACCGGCACGCTGAGCTTTATTGATAACACCGTTAGCCAGGATAGCGGCACGGTGAACTTTAAGGCCCATTTCGCGAATGGTGAAAACCAGCTCTGGCCTGGGGCTTACCTGAATATTACGGTCAGCGCTGGCAGCACGCCGAATGTCGTTGTTTTACCTCCGCAGGCCGTGCAGGACGGCCCTGATGGGCATTTCGTCTACGTGATTGACGCTCAAATGCACGCCGCAACGCAACCGGTCACTCTGTTGCGCATCCAGCAGCAAATGGCGGTGGTGAGCGGTATTCAGCCCGGGATGAAAGTCGTGCTGGAAGGTGCCAACGCCCTGCGTCCGGGGATGCTCGTGAAGGTGGTTAATGCGCCAGCGGGATCCGCATCATGA
- a CDS encoding fasciclin — MNKYFASAVCASAFFSTLSIASMTNDSVMVGGAAMYPSKNIVENAVNSKDHTTLVAAVKAAGLVDTLQGKGPFTVFAPTDAAFAKLPAGTVSNLVKPENKATLTSILTYHVVAGKYDMKALEKKIQQGGGSAELKTVNGQPLWIMNNGPHNIQIKDGKGNIANISTYDVNQKNGVIDVIDTVLMPK, encoded by the coding sequence ATGAACAAGTATTTTGCCTCCGCCGTGTGCGCCTCTGCTTTTTTCAGTACGCTGAGCATTGCCTCAATGACCAATGATTCCGTGATGGTGGGCGGTGCAGCGATGTATCCGTCAAAAAATATTGTTGAGAACGCCGTTAACTCCAAAGATCACACCACGCTGGTCGCGGCGGTGAAAGCCGCCGGCTTAGTCGATACATTGCAGGGCAAAGGGCCATTTACCGTCTTTGCCCCAACCGATGCCGCGTTTGCCAAACTGCCGGCCGGCACGGTCAGCAATCTGGTTAAACCGGAAAACAAAGCCACGCTGACCAGCATCCTGACGTATCACGTAGTCGCAGGGAAATACGACATGAAGGCGCTGGAGAAAAAAATCCAGCAGGGCGGCGGCAGTGCAGAATTAAAAACCGTCAACGGCCAGCCGCTGTGGATCATGAACAACGGCCCGCACAATATTCAGATCAAAGACGGGAAAGGCAACATCGCCAATATCAGCACCTATGACGTGAACCAGAAAAATGGCGTGATAGACGTGATTGATACCGTACTGATGCCGAAGTGA
- a CDS encoding transcriptional regulator (response regulator in two-component regulatory system with CusS; regulates the copper efflux system) yields the protein MKILLVEDQKMASEYIAKGLRENDFVVDVAGNGIDGLHYLLTTDYDLAILDVMLPGIDGWKIIEMARQAGKQTPIMFLTARDDVEDRVHGLELGAEDYLIKPFSFSELLARARVILRRSAPPTAILEENLLQVGDLKLDFLRHKVSRSGVRIELTQKEFLLLSLLMRRSGEVLSRTVIAEQVWDMNFDPETNVIDVAIRRLRNKIDDGFDDKLLHTLRGAGYVLELRG from the coding sequence ATGAAAATTCTGCTGGTTGAAGATCAGAAAATGGCTTCTGAGTACATTGCCAAAGGGCTGCGCGAGAACGATTTTGTTGTCGACGTCGCCGGCAACGGTATCGACGGCCTGCATTATCTCCTGACGACGGATTACGATCTGGCGATACTCGATGTGATGCTGCCGGGAATTGATGGCTGGAAAATCATCGAAATGGCGCGCCAGGCCGGAAAGCAGACGCCTATTATGTTTCTTACCGCGCGGGATGACGTGGAGGACAGAGTTCACGGGCTCGAGCTGGGCGCGGAAGATTATTTGATTAAACCCTTTTCCTTTAGCGAGCTGCTGGCGCGGGCGCGGGTGATACTGCGCCGCTCGGCGCCGCCAACCGCGATTCTTGAGGAGAATTTGCTGCAGGTGGGCGATTTGAAGCTCGATTTTCTGCGTCACAAAGTGTCCCGCTCCGGGGTGCGAATAGAGCTGACGCAAAAAGAGTTTCTGCTGCTAAGCCTGCTGATGCGCCGCTCGGGCGAAGTGCTTTCCCGCACGGTGATTGCCGAGCAGGTGTGGGACATGAATTTTGACCCGGAAACTAACGTCATAGACGTTGCCATTCGCCGTCTGCGCAACAAAATCGACGACGGCTTTGACGATAAATTACTCCATACTCTGCGCGGAGCGGGGTACGTGCTGGAATTACGTGGATGA
- a CDS encoding hemolysin secretion protein D gives MLTKHLSRRVIALAVALLIGLTLALFFFLRSTDVPDYVTAPVRKGDIENSVLATGRIDAIERVNVGAQVSGQVKSLKVKLGDRVTKGQSIADIDDVPQRNDLRNAEAALNVVKADLQAKQALLKQSELRFKRQRQMLSEDASSREDFESAEATLATTRAELLSLNAKLVQAQIEVDKKTVDLGYTRVVAPMDGVVIAVVTQQGQTVNSSQSAPTIIKLARLDVMTIKAQISEADITRISPGQKARFTIFSEPDKHYDATLRTVELAPESVMKDDSLAGSSSASGSGTSNASVYYNALLDVPNPENRLRIAMTAQVTLLAGEARDTLLVPIQAVRKGENNKQEVQVLTADGKLEAREVKTGITNSVDIQILEGLNVGENVVLSQPGEKAPGEGFVL, from the coding sequence ATGCTAACGAAACACCTCTCTCGCCGCGTCATCGCCCTGGCCGTGGCGCTGCTCATCGGTCTTACCCTCGCACTGTTCTTCTTTCTCAGAAGCACGGATGTACCAGACTATGTCACGGCCCCCGTACGTAAAGGTGATATAGAAAACTCCGTCCTGGCGACCGGCCGTATTGATGCTATCGAACGCGTAAACGTAGGGGCGCAGGTTTCAGGCCAGGTCAAGTCGCTCAAAGTGAAGCTGGGCGATCGCGTGACCAAAGGGCAGTCGATAGCCGACATTGATGATGTACCGCAGCGTAACGACCTGCGTAATGCCGAAGCCGCGCTCAATGTGGTAAAAGCTGACCTGCAGGCTAAACAAGCGCTACTGAAACAGTCTGAATTGCGCTTCAAACGTCAGCGGCAAATGCTGAGCGAAGACGCCAGTTCGCGCGAAGATTTTGAGTCTGCGGAGGCAACGCTCGCCACTACACGGGCGGAATTACTCTCTCTGAATGCCAAGCTTGTCCAGGCGCAAATCGAAGTAGATAAGAAAACAGTCGATCTGGGCTATACCCGAGTCGTTGCGCCAATGGACGGCGTTGTTATTGCCGTGGTCACGCAGCAGGGGCAGACGGTTAACTCCAGCCAGAGTGCGCCGACGATTATCAAGCTGGCGCGTCTCGATGTGATGACCATCAAAGCACAGATCTCTGAGGCGGATATCACCCGTATTTCCCCGGGGCAAAAGGCCCGTTTCACGATTTTCTCTGAGCCGGACAAACACTATGACGCGACGCTGCGCACCGTTGAGCTGGCGCCGGAGTCGGTAATGAAAGATGACTCTCTGGCCGGGAGCAGTTCGGCATCAGGGTCTGGCACCTCAAATGCTTCCGTTTACTACAACGCGCTGCTCGACGTTCCTAATCCAGAAAATCGCCTGCGCATTGCCATGACGGCACAGGTCACGCTGTTGGCAGGTGAGGCCAGGGACACGCTGCTGGTACCGATTCAGGCGGTACGTAAAGGCGAAAACAACAAGCAGGAGGTTCAGGTGCTGACCGCTGACGGCAAGCTGGAAGCCCGGGAGGTAAAAACCGGGATCACCAACAGCGTGGATATTCAGATCCTCGAAGGGCTAAACGTCGGGGAAAATGTCGTGCTGTCACAGCCGGGTGAGAAAGCACCCGGGGAAGGGTTTGTGCTGTGA
- a CDS encoding acriflavine resistance protein B, translated as MTFAEQCLKRPIAVMLLWLAVMVAGAVCWFKLPIAALPNYDTPTIQVSASLSGASPETMASSVATPLEKKLSTIPGVVNMTSNSLEGATTIVIEFDPSRDIDSAAVDVQSALYQALKQLPSQMTTPPSFRKINPADAPIIQIGIDSPSMALSDLNRFSDDLISPALSTLNGVAQVTVLGQKRYAVRVEVNPDKLAATNLTLEDVHTALANANNNSPIGELDGKRQMVMLQTSGDLRNAADFANVIVATRNGQPVRLSDVATVQDSIENTLSYSAVNGNRAIVLSVQRQPGANIVSTIDAIRQLMPKLQAQMPSSVSVKFLNDRSLSIRAAIHDVTLTLLLTIALVVMVILMFLRHIRATIIPALSLPISLLGAFGLMYAFGLSLDNISLMGLTIAVGLVVDDAIVVLENIMRYMEEGETPYRAALKGVKEVAFAVISISLSLVAVFIPIFFMPGTIGLLFHEFAYVVSLTILVSAAASLTIIPLLVPKLIREHTPEDKPEPRWSQVFERGFEALRRQYGNGLEWAVSHRVIMIGVALSTIALTIGLYWFSPKGFFPQEDIGQVTASIDAPQDMSYLGRLGVAQQLGKTLMKDPSVSDVLTRVDHDTTQLSLTLKDQSQRPPLDAVLKQLRSETGYLPGIKVYFSPVQNLRVGGRSAKSSYQYTLQAVSSGDTSLNDWTNRLMAELQKSGVFVGLNTDAQLNGLQAQLVIDRNKASLMGVDIQQIRDTLYDAFGTYQVSTIYAPEDSYEVIMEVQAPFRQDESDLSKIYVRSSSGALLPITTFTTITRTQGVTAVNHQGQLPAITLSFDLAPGKSLSDATAAIAQAQQAIHLPSSVFGTYAGQAALFQQSQSSQIWLIVLALAVIYVILGVLYESWIHPLTILLGLPSAAVGALLALRLFNLDLTFIAMIGILLLIGIVKKNAIMMIDFALVAQREHGMTPHDAIMQACLQRFRPIMMTTLCAIMGAIPIALGLGAGAELRQPMGVAIVGGLLFSQLITLFITPVLFLLFDGNPQGTKE; from the coding sequence ATGACATTTGCCGAACAATGCCTGAAACGCCCGATTGCCGTGATGCTGCTGTGGCTGGCGGTGATGGTCGCCGGCGCGGTGTGCTGGTTTAAACTGCCCATTGCAGCACTGCCCAACTATGACACGCCGACCATTCAGGTCAGCGCTTCGCTTTCTGGTGCCAGCCCTGAAACCATGGCCTCGTCGGTGGCCACGCCGCTGGAGAAAAAACTCTCGACCATTCCCGGCGTAGTGAACATGACCTCCAACAGCCTCGAGGGTGCCACGACTATCGTCATCGAGTTCGATCCATCGCGGGATATCGATTCGGCGGCCGTGGACGTGCAGTCCGCGCTGTACCAGGCGTTAAAACAGCTGCCGTCGCAGATGACCACGCCGCCGTCATTCCGCAAAATTAACCCGGCGGATGCGCCGATCATTCAAATCGGCATCGACTCACCGTCGATGGCGCTTTCCGACCTTAACCGCTTTTCAGATGACCTGATCTCACCCGCGCTTTCCACCCTCAACGGCGTGGCGCAGGTGACGGTGCTGGGGCAAAAGCGTTACGCGGTGCGCGTGGAGGTGAACCCGGACAAGCTGGCGGCCACAAATCTGACGCTGGAAGACGTGCATACCGCGCTGGCAAACGCCAATAACAACTCGCCGATTGGTGAACTGGACGGTAAGCGCCAGATGGTGATGCTGCAAACCAGCGGCGATTTGCGCAACGCGGCGGACTTCGCCAACGTTATTGTCGCCACGCGTAACGGCCAGCCGGTCAGACTTTCGGATGTGGCCACCGTGCAGGACAGTATCGAAAATACGCTGAGCTACAGCGCCGTTAATGGCAACCGGGCCATTGTACTCAGCGTGCAGCGCCAGCCCGGCGCCAATATTGTTTCCACCATCGACGCGATTCGCCAACTGATGCCCAAACTGCAGGCGCAGATGCCGTCGTCGGTTAGCGTGAAGTTTCTTAACGACCGCTCGCTGTCGATCCGCGCGGCAATTCATGACGTTACGCTCACGCTGCTGTTGACTATCGCCCTGGTGGTGATGGTGATCCTGATGTTCCTGCGCCATATTCGGGCGACGATCATTCCGGCGCTAAGCCTGCCGATTTCTTTGCTCGGCGCGTTCGGCCTGATGTATGCCTTCGGGCTGAGTCTCGACAATATCTCCCTGATGGGGCTGACCATCGCCGTCGGCCTGGTGGTGGACGATGCGATTGTGGTGCTGGAGAACATCATGCGCTACATGGAAGAGGGGGAGACGCCGTATCGCGCCGCGCTAAAAGGAGTGAAAGAGGTGGCGTTCGCCGTTATCTCTATTTCCCTGTCACTGGTGGCGGTGTTTATTCCGATCTTCTTTATGCCGGGTACGATAGGCCTGCTGTTCCACGAGTTTGCCTATGTCGTGTCGCTGACGATTTTGGTTTCCGCCGCGGCGTCGCTCACCATTATTCCGCTGCTGGTGCCTAAGCTTATCCGCGAGCACACCCCGGAAGACAAACCCGAGCCGCGCTGGAGTCAGGTCTTTGAGCGTGGGTTTGAAGCCCTGCGCCGCCAGTACGGAAACGGGCTGGAATGGGCGGTTTCTCACCGGGTGATTATGATAGGCGTCGCACTCAGCACGATTGCGCTGACCATCGGCCTGTACTGGTTTTCACCCAAGGGGTTCTTCCCGCAGGAAGATATCGGGCAGGTAACCGCCAGCATTGATGCGCCTCAGGATATGTCCTACCTCGGGCGGCTGGGCGTGGCGCAGCAGTTGGGTAAAACGTTGATGAAAGATCCGAGCGTCAGCGATGTGTTAACCCGCGTCGATCACGACACCACGCAGTTGAGCCTGACGTTAAAAGATCAAAGCCAGCGCCCGCCGCTGGACGCGGTGCTCAAGCAACTGCGGTCGGAAACCGGCTATTTACCGGGCATTAAAGTTTACTTTAGCCCGGTGCAAAACCTGCGCGTGGGTGGCCGCAGTGCGAAAAGCAGCTACCAGTACACGCTCCAGGCGGTCAGCAGCGGCGATACCAGCCTTAACGACTGGACCAACAGGTTGATGGCGGAGCTGCAAAAAAGCGGGGTGTTTGTCGGCCTGAATACCGATGCTCAGCTTAACGGACTGCAGGCGCAATTAGTTATCGACAGAAACAAAGCCTCGCTGATGGGCGTTGATATCCAGCAGATTCGCGACACGCTGTATGACGCTTTTGGGACTTACCAGGTTTCCACGATTTATGCCCCTGAAGATAGCTATGAAGTGATCATGGAGGTTCAGGCGCCATTCCGGCAGGACGAAAGTGACCTGTCGAAAATCTATGTCCGGTCATCAAGTGGGGCGCTGCTGCCGATCACCACCTTCACCACGATTACCCGTACTCAGGGGGTGACGGCGGTCAACCATCAGGGGCAGCTGCCGGCGATTACGCTCTCGTTCGACCTGGCGCCGGGAAAATCGCTGTCCGACGCCACGGCGGCCATTGCCCAGGCCCAGCAGGCGATTCATCTGCCGTCCTCGGTGTTCGGTACCTACGCCGGGCAGGCGGCGCTGTTCCAGCAGTCCCAGAGCAGCCAGATCTGGCTGATTGTGCTGGCGCTGGCGGTGATTTACGTGATTCTTGGCGTGCTGTATGAAAGTTGGATCCACCCGCTGACCATTCTGCTTGGCCTGCCGTCGGCGGCGGTCGGGGCGCTGCTGGCGCTCAGGTTATTTAATCTCGACCTTACGTTTATCGCGATGATTGGTATCCTGCTGTTGATAGGGATTGTCAAAAAGAACGCTATCATGATGATAGATTTCGCCTTAGTGGCGCAGCGCGAGCACGGCATGACGCCGCATGATGCCATTATGCAGGCCTGCTTGCAGCGGTTCCGCCCGATAATGATGACCACGCTGTGTGCAATTATGGGGGCGATTCCTATTGCCCTTGGCCTCGGCGCCGGGGCCGAACTGCGCCAGCCGATGGGCGTGGCGATTGTCGGTGGGCTGCTGTTCTCGCAGTTAATTACCTTGTTTATTACGCCGGTGCTGTTCCTGCTGTTTGACGGCAACCCACAAGGGACGAAGGAGTGA
- a CDS encoding RNA polymerase sigma factor: MDKTLVEQQVKLMQAVAEGDRRAFEQLYRLTSPHLFAVALRTVQRRAWAEEILHDAFLTVWNKASGYDPALSAPVTWLTHIVRNRCIDWLRSGQSRAASQEDELSDNAAGIESEEDNGWCDELQAGRLRGCLDGLSSEQRQSVVLAYYQGMSHGDIADWLQQPLGTVKSWIRRALDHLKDCVGL, encoded by the coding sequence ATGGATAAAACTCTGGTAGAACAGCAGGTAAAACTGATGCAGGCGGTTGCTGAAGGCGACCGCCGCGCATTTGAACAACTCTATCGCCTGACGTCCCCCCATTTGTTTGCCGTGGCGCTGCGTACCGTTCAGCGCCGGGCGTGGGCCGAAGAGATTTTGCATGATGCTTTCCTCACGGTGTGGAATAAAGCTTCAGGCTACGATCCGGCATTAAGCGCCCCCGTGACCTGGCTGACCCACATTGTCCGCAATCGCTGTATTGACTGGCTGCGCAGCGGGCAATCCCGCGCGGCAAGCCAGGAAGATGAACTCAGCGACAACGCCGCGGGTATAGAAAGTGAAGAGGACAACGGCTGGTGTGACGAACTGCAGGCAGGGCGCCTGCGTGGCTGCCTGGACGGACTCAGCAGCGAACAGCGGCAGAGCGTGGTGCTGGCCTACTATCAGGGGATGTCCCACGGTGATATCGCCGACTGGCTGCAGCAGCCGCTCGGCACGGTAAAAAGTTGGATCCGCCGGGCGCTGGATCACCTTAAGGATTGCGTCGGACTATGA
- a CDS encoding histidine kinase encodes MIKLSHLSITARLTLYFSVTMAIVLYSVSGVLYSTMRQQLNHKDELELQSSIQFQQEIASAIGERQDNGEEWQTELLESVVRQERLSLRIFSPEGKVYAQSNNMVIPVQDFPLPGPAFSYREWHYRAGDIRQKYLITSTLFTLKNNQKWLVQAALNVSGNNEIINTYYKRMQFFAALAILLFAAFGWWLARRGLAPLRTITTEIEKIHANDLHTRILGKRWPPELNALAASFDRMMMRLEASFHQLNRFSSDIAHELRGPINNLISAASVIQTKDRSAEEYQETLAAIVEEGERLSRMISSMLFLARADNSREVLNAEWLSSTHEFEKLIGFYDILAEEKEIILESRGDVSFYADQQLIQRALSNLLSNALRHTPEKGHITLSAKITDEQVVLSVSDDGEGIRPEHLPLIFDRFFRGEASRSATENTGLGLAIVKTIAELHGGKISVTSKPGRGSTFTLSLPRHETV; translated from the coding sequence ATGATAAAATTGTCGCATTTGTCGATCACCGCGCGCCTGACGCTCTATTTCTCCGTCACGATGGCTATCGTGCTTTACAGCGTGTCCGGCGTGCTTTATTCGACCATGCGCCAGCAGCTCAATCATAAAGATGAACTGGAGCTACAAAGTTCTATCCAGTTCCAGCAGGAAATTGCCTCGGCCATAGGTGAGCGGCAGGACAATGGGGAAGAGTGGCAAACCGAGCTTCTGGAGTCCGTGGTACGGCAGGAGAGGCTGTCGCTGCGTATCTTCAGTCCGGAAGGAAAAGTGTACGCGCAATCCAACAACATGGTTATTCCGGTGCAGGATTTTCCACTGCCTGGCCCCGCTTTTAGCTACCGCGAGTGGCATTACCGCGCCGGGGATATTCGGCAAAAATACTTAATTACTTCCACGCTATTCACCCTTAAAAACAACCAAAAATGGCTGGTGCAGGCGGCACTCAACGTCTCCGGTAACAATGAAATTATCAACACCTATTACAAGCGAATGCAGTTTTTTGCCGCGCTGGCGATCCTGCTGTTTGCGGCCTTTGGCTGGTGGCTTGCCCGGCGAGGTTTAGCCCCGCTGCGCACGATCACCACCGAGATTGAGAAAATTCATGCCAACGATCTGCATACCCGTATTCTGGGTAAACGCTGGCCGCCGGAACTGAACGCGCTGGCGGCTTCCTTTGACCGTATGATGATGCGCCTGGAGGCTTCATTCCATCAGCTAAATCGCTTTTCCTCGGACATTGCCCACGAGCTGCGCGGGCCGATAAACAACCTGATTTCAGCCGCCAGCGTCATTCAAACCAAAGATCGCAGTGCGGAAGAGTATCAGGAAACGCTGGCCGCTATCGTTGAAGAGGGGGAGCGGCTTTCGCGCATGATCTCCTCGATGCTGTTTCTTGCCAGGGCGGATAACAGCCGCGAGGTACTGAACGCGGAGTGGCTCAGCAGCACGCATGAATTCGAAAAACTGATTGGTTTCTACGACATTCTGGCGGAAGAAAAAGAGATTATCCTCGAAAGCCGGGGGGACGTTTCATTCTATGCCGATCAGCAGCTTATCCAACGGGCGCTGTCTAATTTGCTCTCTAATGCCCTGCGCCACACGCCTGAAAAGGGACATATTACGCTCAGCGCAAAGATTACGGATGAACAGGTGGTATTGAGCGTGAGTGACGACGGGGAAGGTATCAGGCCGGAACATTTACCCCTTATTTTTGATCGTTTCTTCCGCGGAGAAGCCTCCCGAAGCGCGACGGAAAACACCGGGCTGGGGCTGGCGATTGTGAAAACCATTGCGGAACTGCACGGCGGGAAAATCAGCGTAACCAGCAAGCCGGGGCGAGGCAGTACCTTCACATTATCTTTGCCGCGGCATGAAACGGTTTAA